From Mesorhizobium sp. Pch-S:
AGCCTGATACGGTCGACGAGACCGTGGTGCAGCAACTGCTGGGCCAGGCTGATGCTGCCATGGACATAGATGTTGCCGCCGGTGTCCTGTTTCAGTTTCCTGACCGCCTCGGGCAGAGGTCCCTCCAGCCTTTGCGCGGGCTTCCAGTCGAGCTGGCCTAGCGTGGTCGACGCGACATATTTCGGCAGCGCGTTGAACCTGTCGGCGAAATCCCCGGTCTCATGCGGCCAGGATGCCGCGAATATCTGGTAGGTCACGCGTCCGAGCAGCATGGCGCCGCTGTCGGCAAGCTCATCTTCCTTGAACCTGTCCATCTCGGCGTTCCAGGCGACGCCTGTCAGCTTTTCGACCTCGGCTATGCCGTCGGCGCTGATGAATTCGGTGACGATGACTTTCCTCATTTTGCTCTCCATTGAAGGAAACGCGTGCTGGAAAGAATGCAACAAGGACGATAACGGCCCGCTGCCCGCTCAAATTCCGTCGATCGGACATTCTGCCGATCCGAAGCGGGTTTGGCCAGGAACACACTTGCTTTCCATTGGCGTCTCCGCTTGAAGCATGGCCATGTCTCAGTCTCTCACCATAGCCATCGACGGTCCGGCAGGCGCCGGCAAGGGAACCCTGGCCCGGCGGCTGGCGGACTACTACCACCTGCCGCATCTCGACACCGGTCTCACCTATCGCGCCGTGGCGCATATGCTGCTCGCCAAGGGCTGGCCGCTCGGCGACGAGCCGCATGCCGTGGAGGCTGCCCGCCTGATCGATCTCGGCAATCTCGACCGCTCGGTGCTGTCGGCGCATGCCGTCGGCGAGGCCGCTTCGAAAGTGGCCGTCATCCCGGAAGTGCGCCGCATCCTGGTCGAGAAGCAGCGCGCCTTCGCGGCACAGCCTGGCGGCGCGGTTCTCGACGGCCGCGATATCGGCACCGTGGTGTGCCCGGACGCGATGGTGAAGCTCTATGTGACCGCCAGCGCGGAGGTGCGGGCGCGGCGCCGGCTGGCGGAGATCGAGGCCAATGACGGCACCGGCGATTTCGCCACCATCCTCGCCGACATCACGCGCCGCGACGAGCGCGAC
This genomic window contains:
- the cmk gene encoding (d)CMP kinase codes for the protein MSQSLTIAIDGPAGAGKGTLARRLADYYHLPHLDTGLTYRAVAHMLLAKGWPLGDEPHAVEAARLIDLGNLDRSVLSAHAVGEAASKVAVIPEVRRILVEKQRAFAAQPGGAVLDGRDIGTVVCPDAMVKLYVTASAEVRARRRLAEIEANDGTGDFATILADITRRDERDMGRADSPLRPAGDAHLLDTSQMSIEAAFLAAKTIVDDVLAKRDA
- a CDS encoding dihydrofolate reductase family protein codes for the protein MRKVIVTEFISADGIAEVEKLTGVAWNAEMDRFKEDELADSGAMLLGRVTYQIFAASWPHETGDFADRFNALPKYVASTTLGQLDWKPAQRLEGPLPEAVRKLKQDTGGNIYVHGSISLAQQLLHHGLVDRIRLLGYPLAVGQGKAFFAPGEQQRFELLSAAPFSNGVVALEYAPIT